Proteins from one Chelonia mydas isolate rCheMyd1 chromosome 14, rCheMyd1.pri.v2, whole genome shotgun sequence genomic window:
- the LOC102940111 gene encoding acetylcholinesterase-like, with translation MLGLLPAVPCLLLLSLPGPSSGLEDDGTMVLTTSGPIQGKRLPAGSNKVTAFLGIPYAEPPVGALRFQKPLPHHLWSQVLEASSFGNACPQPRLTGYPETETWRPKTPQSEDCLFLNVWVPHPRPLTLAPILVWIHGGGFFSGAASLDVYDGRFLAATENLIVASMNYRLGALGFLSLPPAAPGNVGLWDQRLAMSWLRDNAAAFGGDPAHFLLFGQGTGAASVGFHLLSPGSRPLFTRAMLLSGAPNAPWAWISLEEAKKRGRRLGQLLGCTDSDDMALVGCLQEKEPGEFPKHEFSVLRRKELLGLPFVPTPDGDFLPDTPPRLLQAKKSHHIPIGAGFTANEGSYMLIFGAPRLNLENASSIGWEELLQVVRLVVPGAPEEAVRAVALRYSQEGKGQGEARYRWAMDQITGDYLFVCPVAEMASRLAEARSPVYTYYFTHRTSSLSTPEWTGVPHGSGFPYVFGTLASVGGANHTHTEAEVALSHMGMRHFAEFASSGTPLGLGDRGKQWPRYDPTKQNFEHISTEPPRVEKISPARHCSFLESLLAGADPGRAQPREQ, from the exons ATGCTGGGACTTCTTCCCGCggtcccctgcctcctcctcctgtccctgccAGGCCCCAGCTCTGGTTTGGAGGATGATGGCACCATGGTGCTCACCACCAGTGGCCCCATCCAGGGCAAGCGCCTCCCGGCTGGCTCCAACAAAGTGACGGCCTTTCTGGGCATCCCCTATGCTGAGCCCCCCGTGGGGGCCTTGCGCTTCCAGAAACCACTTCCCCACCATCTCTGGAGCCAAGTCCTGGAGGCCTCCAGCTTCGGCAACGCCTGCCCCCAGCCTCGACTTACTGGTTACCCTGAGACCGAAACATGGAGACCCAAAACTCCACAGTCCGAGGACTGCCTCTTCCTCAACGTCTGGGTGCCCCATCCCCGGCCCCTCACATTGGCCCCCATCCTCGTCTGGATCCATGGTGGGGGGTTCTtctcaggtgcagcctcactcgATGTCTATGATGGGCGCTTCTTAGCTGCCACCGAGAACCTGATCGTGGCTTCCATGAACTAccggctgggggcgctgggcttcctgtccctgcccccggCCGCCCCGGGGAACGTCGGCCTATGGGACCAGCGACTGGCGATGAGCTGGCTGCGGGACAATGCAGCCGCCTTCGGAGGGGATCCGGCCCATTTCCTGCTCTTCGGCCAGGGCACTGGGGCTGCGTCAGTCGGCTTCCACCTCCTCTCTCCAGGGAGCCGGCCCCTCTTCACCCGCGCCATGCTGCTGAGTGGAGCCCCGAATGCACCATGGGCTTGGATTTCGCTTGAGGAGGCCAAGAAGAGAGGCCGGAGGCTGGGCCAGCTGCTGGGCTGCACCGATAGCGATGACATGGCCCTGGTGGGCTGCCTGCAGGAGAAGGAACCCGGGGAGTTCCCCAAACACGAGTTCTCCGTCTTGCGCCGcaaggagctgctggggctgcccTTTGTGCCGACACCAGATGGGGATTTCCTCCCTGATACACCACCAAGACTCCTGCAGGCTAAGAAGAGCCACCACATACCAATCGGGGCTGGTTTCACTGCCAATGAAGGCTCCTATATGTTAATATTTGGTGCTCCCAGACTCAACCTGGAGAACGCCAGCTCCATCggctgggaggagctgctgcaggtggtgAGGCTGGTGGTTCCAGGAGCCCCAGAAGAGGCTGTCCGGGCTGTGGCACTGCGGTAcagccaggaggggaaggggcagggcgagGCACGCTACCGATGGGCCATGGATCAAATTACTGGTGACTACCTATTTGTGTGCCCGGTAGCCGAGATGGCTAGTCGGCTAGCAGAGGCTCGCAGTCCTGTGTACACCTACTACTTCACCCACCGCACCAGCAGCTTGTCTACACCTGAATGGACGGGGGTGCCACACGGCTCTGGGTTTCCCTACGTGTTCGGGACCCTGGCATCTGTAGGAGGAGCCAACCACACGCACACGGAGGCTGAGGTGGCGCTGAGCCACATGGGAATGCGGCACTTTGCAGAGTTTGCCAGCAGTGG GACTCCTTTGGGGTTGGGGGACAGAGGGAAGCAGTGGCCCCGCTACGACCCCACAAAGCAGAACTTTGAGCACATCAGCACGGAGCCACCCAGGGTCGAGAAGATATCGCCCGCCCGGCACTGCAGTTTCTTGGAATCACTGCTTGCAG gagCAGACCCAGGACGtgcccagcccagggagcagtGA